Proteins found in one Armatimonadota bacterium genomic segment:
- a CDS encoding RNA-binding protein Hfq: protein MAKTQINLQDVFLNQVRKENIAVTIYLIGGVQLRGLVRGFDAFTVLLDSPGKPTQLVYKHAITSVVPSRPVSTYRPPDVAARAVSAPVEGTESTETPSENV from the coding sequence ATGGCGAAGACTCAAATCAACTTGCAAGATGTTTTTTTGAACCAGGTGCGCAAGGAGAACATTGCCGTCACCATCTATTTGATAGGAGGCGTGCAACTGCGCGGGTTGGTTCGCGGGTTCGATGCCTTCACGGTGCTGCTCGACAGTCCGGGCAAGCCTACTCAACTGGTCTACAAACACGCGATTACCTCTGTGGTGCCTTCCAGACCGGTCTCTACCTATCGCCCGCCGGATGTTGCAGCACGAGCGGTCAGCGCGCCTGTCGAAGGCACCGAGAGCACCGAAACGCCTTCCGAGAACGTGTAA
- a CDS encoding diaminopimelate epimerase: protein MHGIGNDFVVLDCLKSEIAEETLPQLARRLCDRRFGIGADGLILVLPSRVAHLRMRMFNPDGSEAEMCGNGIRCFAKYAYDRKHVTSTQMNVETLAGVKSLRLNTQGGKVTSVTVDMGVPRLAPEEIPVRVEGVESVIGYPLRVAGRKLEFTAVSMGNPHAVLFLDNVATFPVEKVGPEIENHRLFPKRTNVQFVQVVNTREIIVRTWERGAGITLACGTGACASVVAGALNKLTGREVLVHLPGGDLQIEWLGDGRVLMTGAATEVFVGEIDI, encoded by the coding sequence ATGCATGGCATCGGCAACGACTTCGTGGTGCTGGACTGCCTGAAGTCAGAAATCGCTGAGGAAACTCTGCCGCAGCTGGCGCGCCGCCTGTGTGATCGGCGTTTCGGGATAGGAGCAGATGGCTTGATTCTGGTGTTGCCTTCCCGAGTGGCGCACCTGCGGATGCGTATGTTCAACCCCGACGGCAGTGAGGCGGAGATGTGCGGTAACGGTATCCGCTGCTTTGCCAAATACGCATATGACCGCAAGCACGTCACCAGCACACAGATGAACGTGGAGACGCTGGCTGGCGTGAAGTCGTTGAGGCTGAACACGCAGGGCGGCAAAGTGACCTCTGTGACCGTAGATATGGGCGTACCTCGCCTGGCGCCGGAGGAGATACCGGTGCGCGTGGAGGGAGTGGAAAGCGTTATCGGTTATCCTCTGCGGGTAGCAGGCAGAAAACTGGAGTTCACCGCCGTCTCGATGGGCAACCCGCACGCGGTGCTCTTCCTGGACAACGTCGCCACCTTCCCCGTGGAGAAAGTCGGTCCGGAAATCGAAAACCACAGGCTGTTCCCCAAGCGCACGAACGTGCAGTTTGTTCAGGTGGTGAACACGCGCGAAATCATTGTGCGAACCTGGGAACGAGGTGCTGGTATCACGCTGGCTTGTGGCACGGGGGCATGCGCATCGGTCGTGGCAGGTGCGCTGAATAAGCTCACCGGGCGAGAGGTTCTGGTACACCTGCCTGGCGGAGACCTGCAGATCGAGTGGCTGGGCGACGGGCGCGTGCTGATGACCGGTGCCGCTACCGAAGTGTTCGTGGGAGAGATAGATATCTGA
- the dapL gene encoding LL-diaminopimelate aminotransferase — MPARASRLDKTPPYLFGEIAKLKAKALAEGRDLIDFGIGDPDQPTPRDIIDNLYEAAQDPATHRYDETPYGEPFFLQAVAEWYRRRYGVSVDTEGEILLLIGSKEGLAHLAWAYIDPGDIALVPDPAYTVYAINTRMAGGEVYTMPLLRENGFLPDLSAIPSDVARRAKLLFLNYPNNPTGAVATPEFYRQAVEFARQYDILLVNDAAYSEVVYEGYRHPSLLQIEGAKDVAVEFNSLSKMFNMTGWRIGFAAGNRDAIANLNKMKSYVDSKQFAAISRAAAYALLYADNTRTLNLYQKRRDILVEGLQSIGWEVQKPKATFYVWVPTPGGMSSIEFAKQLLERAGILAIPGIGYGEYGEGYVRFSITVSGDHHGERVEEAVRRIREHFG, encoded by the coding sequence TTGCCTGCACGTGCATCTCGTCTGGATAAAACTCCACCCTATCTGTTTGGCGAAATCGCGAAGCTGAAGGCGAAGGCGCTGGCAGAAGGGCGTGATTTGATCGATTTCGGTATCGGCGACCCTGACCAGCCGACGCCACGCGATATTATCGATAACCTGTACGAGGCGGCACAGGACCCCGCCACCCACCGCTACGACGAAACGCCCTACGGTGAACCCTTCTTTCTGCAGGCGGTTGCGGAGTGGTATCGCCGTCGCTACGGCGTGTCGGTAGACACCGAAGGTGAAATCCTGCTGCTGATAGGCTCGAAGGAGGGGTTAGCGCACCTGGCATGGGCATATATTGACCCGGGTGACATCGCGCTGGTTCCCGACCCTGCTTACACAGTGTATGCCATCAACACACGCATGGCAGGCGGTGAGGTGTACACCATGCCTCTCCTGCGTGAGAACGGCTTCCTGCCCGACCTTTCGGCGATCCCCTCCGACGTGGCGCGACGCGCCAAGCTGCTGTTCCTGAACTATCCGAATAACCCTACCGGTGCTGTGGCTACACCAGAGTTCTACCGACAGGCGGTGGAGTTTGCCCGACAATACGACATCCTGCTGGTAAATGACGCGGCGTACTCGGAGGTGGTGTATGAGGGATATCGCCACCCCAGTCTGCTGCAGATAGAGGGCGCGAAGGATGTGGCGGTAGAGTTCAACTCGCTGTCCAAGATGTTTAACATGACGGGGTGGCGCATCGGCTTCGCAGCGGGCAACCGGGATGCCATCGCCAACCTGAACAAGATGAAGTCGTATGTGGACAGCAAGCAGTTCGCAGCCATCTCACGCGCCGCCGCATACGCCTTGCTGTATGCCGACAACACCCGCACGCTGAACCTCTATCAGAAAAGACGTGACATCCTGGTGGAGGGACTTCAGTCCATCGGCTGGGAGGTGCAAAAGCCCAAAGCCACCTTCTATGTGTGGGTTCCCACGCCCGGTGGAATGTCCTCCATCGAGTTCGCGAAGCAGCTGCTGGAACGAGCGGGTATTCTGGCGATACCGGGCATCGGTTACGGAGAGTACGGCGAGGGATACGTCCGCTTCTCCATCACTGTGAGCGGCGACCACCATGGCGAGCGAGTGGAAGAGGCAGTGCGACGTATCCGCGAGCATTTCGGATAG
- a CDS encoding protein involved in biosynthesis of mitomycin antibiotics/polyketide fumonisin has product MISGHKQYALTPEQVLSYRENGYLLLKSVFTREEAQYLREEAHALIARLAQGHTENGINAAWGSAKEITQLPTQLLHCHNAQYHSAAFTRLMLDPRLTDRIADLIGENIQLHHTKLFIKPPEKGAPFPMHQDYPYFPHEKHTMLAAIVHFDDAPIEKGCVCVIPGSHKLGPLEHLPEGGWHLPVNQYPLESAVPVPAEAGDVVVFSYLTIHGSGVNTSREARTTLLIQMRDPTDHPTVWTHLSRGQGMMLRGYDPEADAGTGTDSPSRLLASRQVEAVLW; this is encoded by the coding sequence ATGATTTCCGGTCACAAGCAATATGCGCTCACGCCCGAGCAGGTGCTTTCTTATCGGGAAAACGGTTACCTGTTGTTGAAATCTGTGTTCACCCGTGAAGAGGCGCAGTATTTGCGGGAGGAGGCACACGCACTGATTGCCCGTCTGGCGCAGGGACACACGGAGAACGGTATTAACGCCGCATGGGGTAGCGCGAAGGAGATCACGCAGTTGCCCACGCAGCTTTTACACTGTCATAACGCTCAGTACCATAGTGCTGCCTTCACTCGCTTGATGCTGGACCCTCGCCTGACCGACCGCATCGCCGACCTCATCGGAGAGAACATTCAGCTACACCATACTAAGCTGTTCATCAAGCCGCCGGAGAAGGGCGCTCCTTTCCCCATGCATCAGGATTATCCCTACTTCCCCCATGAAAAGCACACTATGCTGGCGGCGATTGTGCACTTCGACGACGCGCCCATCGAGAAAGGATGCGTGTGCGTGATACCGGGCAGCCACAAGCTGGGTCCCCTGGAGCATCTTCCCGAAGGAGGCTGGCACTTGCCTGTGAACCAGTACCCGCTGGAGTCGGCGGTGCCTGTACCTGCAGAGGCGGGCGACGTGGTGGTTTTCAGCTATCTCACCATCCACGGCTCAGGGGTCAATACCAGCCGAGAAGCGCGGACGACTCTGTTGATTCAGATGCGTGACCCCACCGACCACCCGACGGTATGGACGCACCTTTCGCGCGGACAGGGCATGATGCTGCGTGGCTACGACCCCGAGGCGGATGCCGGTACAGGCACCGATTCGCCCTCACGCCTCCTGGCATCGCGGCAGGTGGAGGCAGTATTGTGGTAA
- a CDS encoding DUF4432 domain-containing protein, translating to MPVLFGKSVSVSELLQKVGDISQVARVKPIRLMEGVEDGVLGFDFLTGSGLTFSVLASRGMDISAAHYKGKPLAWRSATGDAHPYTYEPEKFGWLRGFYGGLVTTCGYSTMGFPSEDDGQQLGLHGRASYTPAYHLAWGGEWRGEEYVLFAQGSLREAVVFGENLQLTRRIETQLGATWLRIHDVVKNLGYKRSPHMILYHINLGWPVVDEGAEVVLPSQEVTPRTEIAAKDIAIWNRLIAPTPGFYEQVYFHKMGAKADGTVVCGIVNRACEGGYGVYVRYNRNELPYFTQWKMMGQGEYVVGLEPGNALVQGRVEERAAGRLQYLEPGEERTYTLEIGVLDGAEAIAQFEQEVQACGGERVTGEQ from the coding sequence ATGCCTGTGCTTTTCGGGAAGAGTGTCAGCGTCAGTGAACTGCTGCAGAAGGTCGGCGACATCTCGCAGGTCGCCCGGGTGAAACCGATACGCCTGATGGAAGGAGTAGAGGATGGCGTGCTGGGCTTTGATTTCCTGACGGGTAGCGGGCTGACTTTCAGCGTGCTTGCCAGCCGCGGCATGGACATCTCCGCTGCGCACTATAAGGGGAAACCACTGGCGTGGCGTTCCGCCACAGGCGACGCCCACCCGTACACTTACGAACCCGAGAAGTTCGGCTGGTTGCGCGGTTTTTACGGCGGTCTGGTGACCACTTGTGGCTACAGCACGATGGGCTTTCCCAGCGAGGACGACGGTCAGCAGCTGGGCTTGCACGGACGGGCTTCGTACACCCCGGCGTATCACCTGGCATGGGGCGGAGAGTGGCGTGGTGAGGAGTACGTGCTGTTCGCTCAGGGGAGCCTGCGCGAGGCGGTGGTCTTTGGCGAGAACCTGCAGCTGACGCGCCGCATCGAGACGCAGCTGGGCGCGACGTGGCTGCGTATCCACGACGTGGTGAAGAACCTGGGTTACAAACGCAGCCCGCACATGATTCTGTATCACATCAACCTGGGCTGGCCCGTGGTGGACGAGGGGGCGGAAGTGGTTCTTCCCAGTCAGGAAGTGACTCCGCGCACCGAAATCGCTGCGAAGGACATCGCCATCTGGAACCGCCTCATTGCGCCCACGCCCGGCTTCTACGAGCAGGTGTACTTCCACAAAATGGGTGCAAAGGCGGACGGCACGGTGGTGTGCGGTATCGTTAACCGCGCGTGCGAGGGCGGATACGGTGTGTACGTGCGCTACAACCGCAATGAACTGCCCTATTTCACCCAGTGGAAGATGATGGGACAGGGTGAGTACGTGGTGGGCTTGGAGCCGGGCAACGCGCTGGTGCAGGGGCGCGTGGAGGAACGAGCCGCCGGACGCCTGCAGTACCTGGAGCCGGGCGAAGAGCGCACCTACACGCTGGAAATCGGCGTGCTGGATGGCGCGGAGGCAATCGCGCAGTTCGAGCAAGAGGTGCAGGCGTGCGGAGGGGAGAGAGTCACAGGAGAACAGTGA
- a CDS encoding aromatic acid decarboxylase has protein sequence MTGKLVVGITGASGAIYAVRFLQHAAQHFEQLLVIASEHALSVARTELGLEVQADNLCARSLLGQDYPNILFLNPRDYFTPPASGSFRHDGMVIIPCSMGTAGRIAHGVSDDLITRAADVCLKERRKLILVVRETPLNLIHLRTLAALTEAGAVILPASPSFYHRPRTVEELVDTIVARVLQQLGVEQQIVRQWQVEE, from the coding sequence TTGACGGGAAAACTGGTCGTCGGTATCACAGGAGCGAGCGGAGCCATCTACGCCGTGCGCTTTTTGCAACATGCAGCACAGCACTTCGAGCAACTGCTGGTCATCGCTTCGGAGCACGCACTCTCCGTCGCCCGTACAGAGCTGGGGCTGGAGGTGCAGGCGGATAACCTTTGCGCTCGAAGCTTGCTCGGTCAGGATTATCCAAACATCCTTTTCCTGAACCCGAGAGACTATTTTACTCCCCCCGCCAGCGGCTCTTTCCGACACGACGGCATGGTGATTATCCCTTGCTCGATGGGCACTGCCGGGCGCATCGCACATGGTGTTTCCGATGACCTCATCACCCGCGCCGCCGATGTGTGCCTGAAGGAAAGGCGGAAACTGATACTGGTGGTCCGAGAGACACCGCTGAACCTGATCCATCTGCGCACGTTGGCTGCGCTCACCGAAGCTGGCGCGGTGATACTGCCTGCTTCTCCGTCGTTCTACCATCGTCCGCGCACGGTAGAGGAGCTGGTGGACACCATCGTCGCGCGGGTGCTGCAGCAACTGGGAGTAGAGCAGCAGATTGTGAGACAGTGGCAGGTAGAGGAGTAG
- a CDS encoding twitching motility protein PilT → MSARSFRWTLTVLLILLGMVVGYQATPWFIKMLKGLLPAAATEPDTPNILDDPRFQFTVQVALTVVGGLVGVILGSEIFRFVLNVQKQIESASTREKIALTLGGTFGVLLTVPFAVLFSRYGLVGIPLTLVVGITFVYLSTVAVLSMKELRVVLPASEGAVDTEAPKTKILDTNVIIDGRIADICRTGFIEGPIYVPGFVIDELQHIADSSDSLRRARGRRGLDILNQMQKERHLEVRTYDDLVDPNEPVDKRLVNLAKSINGVIVTNDFNLNKVAELEGVQVLNVNELANALKPVVLPGEEMRVRIIKEGNQPNQGVGYMDDGTMIVVEGGRDYIDQDVDVMVTSVLQTVAGKMIFANVKTGEGESSEWSDRSSLRLPTARLRRRR, encoded by the coding sequence GTGTCCGCACGTTCCTTTCGCTGGACGCTGACAGTGCTGCTGATCCTTCTCGGAATGGTGGTGGGGTATCAGGCAACACCCTGGTTCATCAAGATGCTGAAGGGTCTGTTGCCTGCAGCCGCCACTGAGCCCGACACACCCAACATCCTGGACGACCCGCGCTTCCAGTTCACGGTGCAGGTGGCGTTGACGGTGGTCGGTGGCCTGGTCGGCGTGATTCTCGGCTCGGAGATATTCCGCTTTGTGCTCAACGTGCAGAAGCAGATTGAAAGCGCGTCGACCCGCGAGAAAATCGCTCTCACCCTCGGCGGCACCTTCGGCGTGCTGCTCACCGTGCCCTTTGCGGTGCTCTTTAGCCGATATGGTCTCGTGGGCATTCCGCTTACCCTGGTGGTGGGCATTACCTTCGTCTATCTGAGCACGGTGGCAGTGCTGAGCATGAAGGAGTTGCGCGTGGTGCTGCCCGCCTCCGAAGGCGCGGTGGATACGGAAGCACCCAAAACCAAGATTCTGGATACCAACGTGATTATCGACGGACGCATCGCCGACATCTGCCGCACGGGCTTTATCGAGGGACCCATCTACGTGCCCGGTTTCGTCATCGACGAACTGCAGCACATTGCCGACTCTTCCGACTCGCTGCGCCGGGCGAGGGGCAGGCGTGGGCTGGACATCCTGAACCAGATGCAAAAGGAACGCCATCTGGAGGTGCGCACCTACGACGACCTGGTAGATCCCAACGAACCTGTGGACAAACGCCTGGTGAACCTTGCCAAAAGCATCAACGGCGTCATCGTCACGAACGACTTCAACCTGAACAAGGTCGCCGAGCTGGAAGGCGTGCAGGTGCTGAACGTCAACGAGCTGGCGAACGCCCTCAAGCCGGTGGTACTACCCGGCGAGGAGATGCGCGTGCGCATCATCAAGGAGGGCAACCAGCCCAACCAGGGCGTCGGCTACATGGACGACGGCACCATGATCGTGGTGGAAGGCGGACGAGATTACATTGACCAGGACGTGGACGTGATGGTGACCAGTGTGCTGCAGACGGTCGCGGGCAAGATGATTTTCGCCAACGTGAAGACCGGGGAGGGCGAGAGCAGCGAATGGTCTGACCGCAGCAGTTTGCGTCTGCCTACAGCACGTCTGCGAAGACGACGGTAG
- the ispDF gene encoding bifunctional enzyme IspD/IspF, with amino-acid sequence MGGTCALILAAGKGERFGGTEGKLWSLVGGMPVLWWAIRAFQSHLEVQHIVLVGKEEELPRLREHTAPFDKVTAVVRGGRERWESVRLGLEAVPAQDEWVLVHDAARAAVSPELISRVLQATRQTGAAIPALRVPDTVKWVDTAGVVRETLPRERRQDGDLWQLATVQTPQGFAVHLLRRAYERYDFQQGTPTDDAMLVERFHPVTVVPGDPHNIKLTYPEDLARLEAILLAGGETRTGLGYDVHPFAEGRRLVLGGIPIPAPRGLAGHSDADAVLHAITDALLGAAGMDDIGTHFPDTDPAYRNADSAELLSRAWMQIRERGWTLVNVDVTVLAESPRLRPYIPAMRERIASVLQVDVDRVNVKATTNERMGFIGREEGIACYAVATLRR; translated from the coding sequence GTGGGAGGCACTTGCGCTCTGATTCTGGCTGCCGGCAAGGGCGAGCGGTTCGGAGGAACGGAGGGCAAGCTGTGGTCGCTCGTCGGCGGTATGCCCGTGCTGTGGTGGGCGATTCGCGCCTTCCAGTCGCATCTCGAGGTACAGCATATCGTGCTGGTGGGCAAAGAGGAGGAACTGCCCCGCCTGCGCGAGCACACTGCGCCGTTCGACAAGGTGACAGCGGTAGTGCGCGGTGGGCGTGAGCGGTGGGAATCGGTGCGACTGGGGCTGGAGGCGGTGCCTGCGCAGGACGAGTGGGTGCTGGTGCATGACGCGGCGCGGGCGGCGGTCTCCCCTGAGCTGATCTCACGCGTGTTGCAAGCCACACGCCAAACAGGAGCAGCCATCCCTGCCCTGCGCGTGCCCGATACGGTCAAATGGGTAGATACCGCAGGCGTGGTGCGGGAGACCCTTCCCCGCGAAAGGCGACAGGACGGCGACCTCTGGCAACTGGCAACGGTGCAGACGCCCCAGGGCTTCGCGGTTCACCTCCTGCGCAGGGCGTACGAACGCTATGACTTCCAGCAGGGTACGCCGACGGACGATGCGATGCTGGTGGAACGTTTTCACCCGGTGACCGTGGTGCCCGGCGACCCACACAATATCAAATTGACCTACCCTGAAGACCTTGCACGACTGGAGGCGATCCTGCTGGCAGGAGGCGAAACACGGACAGGGCTGGGCTATGACGTGCATCCCTTTGCGGAGGGGCGTCGGCTTGTGTTGGGGGGAATACCCATTCCTGCACCGCGGGGACTTGCCGGACACTCCGACGCAGACGCAGTGTTGCATGCCATCACCGATGCCCTGCTGGGCGCAGCAGGTATGGACGACATCGGCACGCACTTCCCCGACACCGACCCCGCCTACCGCAACGCCGACAGCGCAGAGCTGTTGAGCCGCGCCTGGATGCAGATACGCGAACGTGGCTGGACGCTGGTGAACGTAGACGTGACGGTGCTGGCGGAGAGCCCACGCCTGCGCCCCTACATCCCTGCCATGCGCGAGCGCATCGCTTCTGTGCTTCAGGTGGATGTCGACAGAGTCAACGTGAAAGCCACCACGAACGAGCGCATGGGGTTCATCGGCAGAGAAGAGGGCATCGCCTGTTATGCGGTAGCCACGCTGAGGAGGTGA
- a CDS encoding DNA translocase FtsK, whose product MSTRIRKTEPVSPVVISRRVYDVVGIVLFTLGAVVLVSLTTAENGYLGQWLNELLRRLAGLGAFAVPLLLMLLGTLFLIGYERFSFTNTSWGAVLLFLTFTGWAHVLRVPFERNFSPESLRAGGGYIGGVIVYVVHSLLNLAAVYIVLTALTIIAILLIVDLPFVDIARRTIAGWIKGFQLAQQGARTVKEKGAAIRSARAARKAGKGDVKRTLASSDNRAVVQTSSPAKEPPKRSSNLIEAVQQRLGRESAPVEEEMTVVAPVNGEVIEEYEYPPLSLLAEPAPPPKRIQAELSEKIRILEQTLDEFGIGANVVEIAHGPTVTRYEVQLAPGIKVSKIVSLADNLAMALAAIDVRVEAPIPGKSAIGVEVPNDNPRIVTLREVIDTDEFRNAPSLLTFALGKDVGNENRYADLAKMPHLLIGGATNSGKSMCLNALIASILYRATPREVKFIMIDPKRVELSLFDGIPHLMCPVVKDVKQASGILRAAIKEMERRYDLFSRAGVRNIDGYNSRVSEEERLPYVVIVVDELADLMMQAAAEVETSICRLAQLARATGIHLVIATQRPSVDVITGTIKANISSRIAFAVSSQVDSRTILDMAGAERLIGRGDMLFLPIDASKPIRIQGCYISEQEVEALVKFLKQRGVPEYTLTPIESGFSTRDDIEEEEEDELFEPAVRLVVMNGHASTSLLQRRFKIGYTRAARLIDMMEQRGIVGPLDGAKPREILITRDEMEAMFQREL is encoded by the coding sequence ATGTCTACTCGCATCCGCAAAACGGAACCGGTGTCCCCGGTGGTCATCAGCCGGCGCGTGTATGACGTCGTGGGTATTGTGCTATTTACACTCGGGGCGGTGGTGCTGGTGAGCCTGACCACTGCTGAGAACGGCTACCTGGGGCAATGGTTGAACGAGTTACTGCGCCGGTTGGCGGGCTTGGGGGCGTTTGCGGTGCCGCTCTTGCTCATGCTGCTGGGCACGCTGTTTCTCATCGGGTACGAGCGGTTTTCGTTCACCAATACCTCTTGGGGTGCGGTGCTGCTGTTTCTCACGTTCACGGGATGGGCACATGTCCTGCGCGTGCCCTTCGAACGAAACTTTTCCCCCGAAAGCCTGCGTGCAGGTGGTGGCTACATCGGCGGCGTGATCGTGTACGTGGTGCACTCTTTGCTCAACTTAGCGGCGGTGTATATTGTGTTGACCGCCCTGACCATCATCGCGATACTGCTCATTGTCGACTTGCCGTTTGTGGACATCGCTCGGCGCACGATTGCGGGCTGGATCAAGGGCTTCCAGCTGGCACAGCAGGGAGCGCGCACGGTGAAGGAGAAGGGCGCGGCGATTCGCAGTGCGCGGGCGGCGCGCAAAGCAGGCAAAGGGGATGTGAAGCGCACACTGGCGAGCAGTGACAATCGCGCGGTTGTCCAAACCTCTTCCCCTGCCAAAGAGCCTCCCAAGCGCAGCTCCAACCTGATAGAAGCCGTGCAGCAGCGACTGGGACGCGAATCCGCTCCCGTTGAAGAGGAGATGACCGTGGTCGCGCCGGTGAACGGTGAGGTGATCGAAGAGTACGAGTATCCGCCCCTGTCGCTGCTGGCGGAGCCTGCGCCGCCTCCCAAACGGATTCAGGCGGAGCTCTCCGAGAAAATCCGTATCCTCGAGCAGACACTGGACGAGTTCGGTATCGGCGCGAACGTGGTGGAGATTGCGCATGGTCCCACCGTCACCCGCTACGAGGTGCAGCTGGCTCCGGGTATTAAGGTGAGCAAAATCGTCAGCCTGGCGGACAACCTCGCGATGGCACTGGCAGCGATAGACGTGCGCGTGGAAGCGCCCATTCCGGGCAAGTCGGCGATCGGCGTGGAGGTGCCCAACGACAACCCGCGCATCGTCACCCTGCGCGAGGTGATTGATACCGACGAGTTCCGCAATGCGCCCTCTCTGCTCACCTTCGCGCTGGGCAAGGACGTGGGTAACGAGAACCGCTATGCCGACCTCGCCAAGATGCCGCACCTGCTCATCGGCGGAGCCACCAACTCCGGTAAGAGCATGTGCCTGAACGCGCTGATTGCCAGCATCCTGTATCGCGCCACGCCCCGCGAGGTGAAGTTCATCATGATTGACCCCAAGCGGGTGGAGCTGTCGCTTTTTGACGGCATCCCGCATCTGATGTGCCCGGTGGTGAAGGATGTCAAACAGGCTTCGGGCATCCTGCGGGCAGCGATTAAGGAGATGGAGAGGCGATACGACCTCTTCTCGCGCGCGGGCGTGCGCAATATCGACGGCTACAACTCGCGCGTTAGCGAGGAAGAGAGACTGCCGTACGTGGTGATTGTGGTAGACGAGCTGGCAGACCTGATGATGCAGGCGGCGGCGGAAGTGGAAACCTCCATCTGTCGTCTGGCGCAGCTGGCTCGTGCGACGGGCATCCACCTGGTCATCGCCACGCAGCGCCCCTCGGTGGACGTCATCACCGGCACGATTAAGGCGAACATCTCCTCCCGCATCGCATTTGCGGTCTCCTCGCAGGTGGATAGCCGCACCATTCTGGATATGGCGGGTGCGGAAAGGCTTATTGGGCGCGGCGATATGCTGTTCCTGCCCATCGACGCCTCCAAACCCATTCGTATTCAGGGTTGCTATATCAGTGAACAGGAGGTGGAGGCGCTGGTCAAATTCCTGAAGCAGCGAGGCGTGCCGGAGTATACGCTCACGCCCATTGAGAGCGGTTTCAGCACGCGCGATGACATCGAGGAAGAGGAGGAAGACGAGCTGTTCGAGCCGGCGGTAAGGCTGGTGGTGATGAACGGACATGCTTCCACCAGTCTGCTGCAGAGGCGGTTCAAAATCGGCTACACCCGCGCTGCTCGCCTCATCGATATGATGGAACAGCGGGGTATTGTGGGACCGCTGGACGGCGCCAAACCCCGCGAGATACTGATTACCCGTGACGAGATGGAAGCCATGTTCCAGCGCGAACTTTAG
- a CDS encoding ATPase, whose protein sequence is MPQTLVMGIDGGQSTTRALIADAEGNLLGLGVGGASNHIHEPGGPERLRHSLRTALNGALQSASLTSDTRFVVALCGMTGGGALVEEICRQELPAEKVVVVHDTRTALYCITQGEPGAVVIAGTGSVAFGVNASGEAASVGGWGYLMGDEGSAYWIALQALNVCTRAEDGRIPNTWLKRAILEHFGVESLSALHRLIYSGQLSRGQLAAAARAVSDAARLGERMAIRILSSAGKELGLMAVVVLRKLGMQYNRVKVGIVGGVARAPAPLHEAFRARVYRSTLAEVVQPRFPMVIAAVCMALEQAGVAVDERLWQRMEEQMGRFGL, encoded by the coding sequence ATGCCGCAGACGCTGGTCATGGGTATCGATGGCGGGCAGAGTACCACCCGCGCGTTGATTGCCGATGCAGAAGGCAACCTGCTGGGATTGGGGGTCGGAGGAGCTTCGAACCACATTCACGAACCCGGCGGTCCAGAACGCCTCCGCCACTCTCTGCGGACGGCACTGAACGGCGCGTTGCAAAGTGCTTCGTTGACATCGGATACACGCTTTGTGGTGGCGCTGTGTGGCATGACGGGCGGCGGTGCGCTGGTGGAAGAGATTTGCCGTCAGGAACTGCCCGCAGAGAAGGTCGTGGTCGTACACGACACTCGAACCGCGCTCTATTGCATCACCCAGGGCGAGCCGGGAGCAGTGGTCATTGCCGGCACCGGTTCGGTCGCGTTCGGAGTGAACGCATCTGGTGAAGCCGCTTCTGTGGGCGGGTGGGGTTACCTGATGGGCGACGAAGGGAGCGCTTACTGGATTGCCCTGCAGGCATTGAACGTGTGTACCCGGGCGGAAGATGGGCGAATACCTAATACATGGCTCAAGCGCGCTATTTTAGAGCACTTCGGGGTAGAGAGTCTGAGCGCACTGCATCGCCTGATTTACTCTGGACAGTTGTCGCGGGGGCAACTGGCTGCTGCGGCGCGGGCGGTTTCCGACGCTGCCAGATTGGGAGAACGCATGGCGATACGTATCCTCAGCAGTGCGGGCAAGGAGCTGGGGCTGATGGCAGTGGTTGTGCTGCGCAAGCTCGGGATGCAGTATAACCGGGTCAAAGTGGGAATCGTCGGAGGGGTAGCTCGAGCGCCCGCACCGCTGCACGAAGCCTTCCGTGCGCGGGTCTACCGGAGCACTCTGGCAGAGGTCGTCCAGCCTCGCTTCCCGATGGTGATTGCCGCCGTGTGCATGGCACTGGAACAAGCAGGCGTGGCGGTGGATGAACGCCTCTGGCAGAGAATGGAAGAACAGATGGGGCGTTTCGGTCTGTAA